In Candidatus Krumholzibacteriia bacterium, one DNA window encodes the following:
- the speB gene encoding agmatinase — protein MNDASSSAGTDPATAPHFLDAEPSTLEEADAAVLSVPYEGTVSFGTGTARGPAAVIGAGPHLETFDEELEWESDGALKVVTLRPIEPARGERPESFMGRLKNACMGFGLGPPFPLTFGGEHSITPAVLDGIRDDLSDVTVVQIDAHADLRDSYHGSRNNHACAMRRVLDLGVRRLIAVGIRSCTAEEFAMARDDGRIDTLYAHQMHDASRWQHLLDDLRALDGPVYLTVDIDGLDCTLCPGTGTPQPGGLSWEQALDVVRATVRESNAEVFGADVVEVAPMGQSQVNEMVAAKLGFKILAYRFAPGRGR, from the coding sequence ATGAACGATGCATCGTCGTCCGCGGGAACCGATCCGGCCACCGCTCCGCACTTCCTCGACGCCGAGCCCTCGACCCTGGAAGAGGCCGATGCCGCGGTGCTCTCGGTTCCCTACGAGGGTACGGTCAGCTTCGGCACCGGTACGGCGCGGGGTCCGGCAGCCGTGATCGGAGCGGGTCCCCACCTCGAAACCTTCGACGAGGAACTCGAGTGGGAATCCGACGGAGCGCTGAAGGTGGTCACGCTCCGGCCGATCGAGCCCGCGAGGGGCGAGCGCCCCGAGAGTTTCATGGGCCGGCTCAAGAACGCGTGCATGGGCTTCGGACTGGGGCCTCCGTTCCCGTTGACCTTCGGGGGCGAGCACTCGATCACTCCGGCCGTGCTCGACGGGATCCGAGACGACCTCTCCGACGTCACGGTCGTCCAGATCGACGCCCACGCCGACCTGCGCGACAGCTATCACGGAAGCCGGAACAACCACGCCTGCGCCATGCGCCGGGTGCTCGATCTGGGCGTGAGGCGATTGATCGCGGTGGGAATCCGTAGCTGCACGGCCGAGGAGTTCGCGATGGCTCGCGACGACGGTCGCATCGACACGCTCTATGCGCACCAGATGCACGACGCGTCGCGTTGGCAGCACCTGCTCGACGATCTACGGGCTCTGGACGGGCCCGTCTACCTGACCGTCGACATCGACGGGCTCGACTGCACGCTCTGCCCGGGCACCGGCACCCCGCAGCCCGGTGGCCTGAGCTGGGAACAGGCGCTCGACGTGGTACGTGCCACCGTGCGGGAGAGCAATGCCGAGGTCTTCGGGGCCGACGTGGTCGAGGTGGCGCCCATGGGGCAGAGCCAGGTGAACGAGATGGTCGCCGCCAAGCTCGGATTCAAGATCCTGGCGTACCGTTTCGCGCCCGGCCGGGGGCGTTGA
- a CDS encoding DUF6653 family protein — protein sequence MSTEEVWERRAHPATVWSRLAALPLFAAALWSRQWFDPWYLLALLVLLGWSIAAPRLIPPPASTASWVSRATFGERVRAARGRWDVDSGQKWLTTLLAIAGSIGTIVMISGAILFDPVLTVGGGALMVAAKLTYFDRSARLYDEVAQEDPEVRDWVR from the coding sequence ATGAGCACCGAAGAGGTCTGGGAACGCCGAGCCCATCCGGCAACCGTGTGGTCGCGTCTGGCCGCCCTTCCACTCTTCGCCGCGGCCCTGTGGTCGCGCCAGTGGTTCGACCCCTGGTACCTGCTGGCGCTGCTGGTGCTCCTGGGCTGGTCGATCGCGGCCCCGCGTCTGATCCCGCCGCCGGCATCGACGGCGAGCTGGGTCTCGCGCGCGACCTTCGGGGAACGCGTCCGGGCCGCCCGCGGCCGCTGGGACGTCGACTCCGGCCAGAAGTGGCTGACCACCCTTCTGGCGATCGCGGGCAGTATCGGGACGATCGTCATGATCAGCGGCGCGATCCTGTTCGACCCGGTGCTCACGGTCGGTGGTGGCGCGCTCATGGTCGCGGCCAAGCTCACCTACTTCGACCGATCGGCACGGCTCTACGACGAGGTCGCACAGGAGGACCCCGAGGTCCGGGACTGGGTGCGCTGA